The following are encoded in a window of Panicum virgatum strain AP13 chromosome 5N, P.virgatum_v5, whole genome shotgun sequence genomic DNA:
- the LOC120674324 gene encoding calcium-binding protein PBP1-like, translating into MISQDTSSMGSDKSSSVQFQDFLPLMARKLGVEGLIQELCKGFQLLMDPSTGKITFQSLKRNASRLGLGELRDDELLEMMREGDLDQMKFCILMVRLSPELMEEEAHRVFDFEH; encoded by the coding sequence ATGATCTCGCAGGATACTTCCAGTATGGGCTCAGATAAGAGCTCCTCCGTACAGTTTCAGGACTTCCTACCGTTGATGGCGAGGAAACTTGGTGTGGAGGGGCTGATTCAGGAGCTCTGCAAGGGGTTCCAGCTGCTGATGGACCCCAGCACAGGCAAGATCAccttccagagcctgaagcggAATGCATCCAGGCTCGGGTTAGGCGAGCTTCGGGATGATGAGCTCCTGGAGATGATGAGGGAAGGGGACCTGGATCAGATGAAGTTCTGCATTCTCATGGTCAGACTGAGCCCAGAGCTGATGGAAGAAGAGGCACACAGGGTGTTTGACTTTGAACACTGA